One window of Salmo salar chromosome ssa11, Ssal_v3.1, whole genome shotgun sequence genomic DNA carries:
- the sdr42e1 gene encoding short-chain dehydrogenase/reductase family 42E member 1 has protein sequence MEKARICTFLITGGSGYFGFRLACSLHKKGAKVILFDMSPPSLEVPEGIVFLKGDIREYAQVEKAVTGMDCVFHIASYGMSGREQLNRKLIEEVNVQGTEHVLRACVEAGVSRLIYTSTFNVVFGGQVIEGGDESLPYLPLHLHPDHYSRTKSVAEMAVMKASGTELKDGTGVLRACALRPAGIYGPGEQRHLPRIVGYIEKGIFRFVYGDPRSLVEFVHVDNLVSAHELAAEALTSEHQHRSAGQVYFISDGRPVNNFEFFRPLVEGLGYSFPKLRLPISLIYLVAFLTEMIHHLIGPIYNFQPLLTRTEVYKTGVTHYFSMAKAKAELGYEPKEYNLEEVVQWFKSRGHGRKPRGSRLQRLILDGLLLAALVALALSYLPVVGS, from the exons ATGGAAAAGGCGCGAATATGCACGTTTTTGATTACCGGTGGCAGTGGATACTTTGGTTTCCG CCTTGCCTGCTCACTACATAAAAAGGGAGCTAAAGTCATTCTGTTTGATATGAGCCCACCCAGCCTAGAGGTTCCAGAGGGCATTGTGTTCCTAAAGGGAGATATTCGTGAATATGCTCAGGTGGAGAAGGCGGTCACTGGCATGGACTGTGTTTTCCACATCGCCTCCTACGGCATGTCTGGCAGGGAGCAGCTGAACAGGAAGCTGATTGAAGAGGTGAATGTCCAGGGCACAGAGCATGTCCTCAGGGCCTGTGTAGAGGCTGGAGTCTCCAGGCTCATCTACACTAGCACCTTCAATGTAGTGTTCGGAGGCCAAGTCATTGAGGGTGGTGACGAAAGCctcccctacctacctctccatctccaccccgaCCACTACTCCAGAACCAAGTCGGTAGCTGAGATGGCCGTGATGAAAGCCAGTGGTACAGAGCTGAAAGATGGGACAGGTGTGTTGAGGGCCTGTGCTCTGCGTCCAGCAGGTATATACGGGCCTGGCGAGCAGAGGCACCTGCCCAGGATCGTTGGGTACATAGAGAAGGGGATATTCAGGTTTGTGTATGGAGATCCGAGAAGTTTAGTGGAGTTTGTCCATGTAGACAACCTGGTGTCTGCACACGAACTGGCTGCAGAGGCTCTGACGTCAGAGCACCAGCACCGCTCTGCTGGACAGGTATACTTCATCTCAGACGGAAGACCTGTCAACAACTTTGAGTTCTTCAGACCTCTGGTGGAGGGTTTGGGTTACTCTTTCCCCAAACTACGTCTACCCATCTCTCTCATTTACTTAGTTGCATTCCTCACTGAGATGATTCACCATCTCATCGGCCCGATCTATAACTTCCAGCCTCTGCTCACACGCACAGAGGTGTATAAGACCGGCGTGACGCATTACTTCAGCATGGCGAAGGCCAAGGCCGAGCTGGGTTATGAGCCCAAGGAGTATAACCTGGAGGAGGTTGTGCAGTGGTTCAAGAGTAGAGGTCACGGAAGAAAACCTAGGGGTTCACGTCTCCAGCGACTGATACTAGATGGTCTTCTATTAGCAGCTCTAGTAGCTCTGGCCCTCTCATACCTCCCAGTGGTTGGCAGTTAA